In Planctobacterium marinum, the DNA window CTGCTCACACACCATAGCGGACTATCGATGTTAATAGATCTACAGACTACATTTTTAATGTTTGCAGACAGTCCAAATATCCAATTTACAATAAAAATACGACTCCAAGAAATATGAATTGGAAGTTAATCAAGAGATCTTCCAATTAAGAAATCCATAGCCTAAATGGTTCATAAGCATATTAAGAGTGTCTTAATTCTGTCTTGCTCCAGTCTAACATATATTTTGAGAGCACCAATGGAATCTGATATCGAGTGCTAAGGTGTTAACTAAAGCATTAACTAGGGCGATGCAATTATTGGGTCGTAAAGCTCTTTCACTTTAATGGTGAGCAAGGAGAAGAGAAGTGAGTAAATAATATAGAAAGCTGTCGATGCGTAATTATTTTTATTCTTTGTGTATCTGCGATTTTGTTATTCTCTAAGTTAGTCAGACTGTGGCTTCGTTTATCAAGTTAGATAGCGGCAGAAATTGAATAAAAACTCAGAATTTCTGCCTATAATCAGAGTACAACTTTAAACTATGAGAGATTTCAAGAAGCACACTTGTGAAAGCGAAAATCAATTTACTAATATTGCTATACCTCGCTTCAGCGCTAGCTTTTTCAAAGCAGGGAACGCTGACAGCTAACAACACGTGCTTAGATGTGCCTAAATCTGACAGCCTTTACATAAGGCAAATCTGCATGGACGTAACGGTGAACTTTCGATTCAGCATGCTGATGGGGGAGCCGGTTTATGTCACTTACCTACAATGGCAATTAAAAGGTCATAAAACTTCCAAGTTGCTGACCGAACTTTATAGGGAAGGCTTTGTAACAGGTTGGCCAGTATTATCAGATAAGTTTGTTAGTTTTGATACGGATTTGGTGCTTAAAATGGGCACCCGTTTTGAGCAAAATGCTTCCTGGAGTATATCGTCTGAAGAACGCAAATTAAGGACTGATATACTATCAAGCACAGAACCACTTCACGAGGTAGGCCTTTTTTCTTCCCCCGGAATTGTGAAAGGCTCAGGTGGGGAGCCAAGCTTCAATATTCCAGATTCGAGCGATTGGGACAAAGTGTTTGAATACTTTGAATTTTCGAGAAGAATATTTTGTAAATCCACAGGGGAGTTTGTAAATAGTGAATTAACCAAGCGTATATTCAAACTTGAGGTTCCACCAATAGAGTTTTATTTTTGTAATCACCGCTTTAACCTAAGTAGCTACAACGATCTTGTCGAAAACCAAATTCGAGAGTTTGAAAAGAAAAAAAGCGATAAAGAAGCAAAAAACAAACAAGCCCAAATAGATGCATTTGACCCTTGGAAAAATCAAGGACCTTCTCCAGACAACGAAGAAACAGGTAGCGCAGAAGAGGCGCCTAGCAGCCGTGACTTTATCGATAAACAATCAGGGGTCACTGATTGGTTTGCATATGGAGATGCGCAACACGGATTTCAAATTAAAAGGGATTTAGAGGAAAACCTATTAATCGAATCCCCATCAGCAAAGGTTATTACAGAAGACTCGGTTATATGGATAGAGGGAAAAGTACCAAATAATGAGGGGAACTACTATTTGGTTGTTAATGGAAGGAAACAAAGATTTGCGGTTGATTCACGTCGGAGGTTCAAATCTGCAGCAATTCTTGAATGGGGTGATAATAAAATCGATCTTTATGGGGAAGTAGAAGGAATTAAAATCAAAAAGGGGATAGAGGTCGGTTATACAGGTAGGGTTTCCAAAATCAGGGTTACATTATTATGGGATAAACAAGGTGACTTAGACTTACATCTAAAAGGTCCTGAAGGTCAACATGTCTATTACTCCAATAAAGCTTATAGTTCAAATAATTATGAGATATCCTTAGATGTCGATAATACCTCTGGTTATGGCCCAGAAAACATATCTGTTTTTGATAGCGATAAAGGCTCCTATTCTATCGAAGTAGTTAATTATGGCAGCTTAAACTCGGTTAATGCTACGGTTCACGTGTTCCTTGATGATGAGCATTTTCGTACTTTCCGACGCCAGTTGAATTCTTCAAAAGAAAAATGGGTTGTTGACGTTATCTCGCTAGACTGACTCGAGCATTGTCTCAATTTGGCTAATAACAGCCGAGGGAGAGTAGCTACAATCGGAAAAGCATGCCGGCAGCACCTATAGTCATAGTTAATATTTTTTTGCATCCGTATGGCAAAAGATAACTTTTATAAGCCAAATCGATAAATGTGGGGCGTCCCATCCCTTTACCATTCAACGTTAGAAGAATTCTGGTATGTAGCTGGGCTAATCTCTAATATCAATTGCTAGCCTAAAACCAGCAGAGCTTGTTGAGTTTAGATATTGCTTGTGATGTGTTCTTAAAACGGGGTCGGCTGAGAAATTTGCGAATGGCCTCTCACCACATTCAGTGTTGAAGGGGTTGTTGTGAGGAGAGGGACAATTGTGAACGTATTCAGACGGGCCGTTATAAAGCCCATAGACTCCGTGTTTATTAGTCGAAATCGTAAGCGAGTGTTCTCTTAAAAAACCGTCACGCCCAACAAAATTTATTTCTTGCAAGCTTGGAAGTCGATAGGGTTCGTCTGTTACTGAGTTTAACCAAGGGATAAACTGTTGAACAATGTTACTCAGAGGGACAATTGCAGGAAAGTCCAAGCTAAACTTCGTATTATTTTTTTGTTGTGTTTCCAGAGTATTACTGATTTTTGGTGTTAGTTCACAGGTCCCATATTCGACACAAAGATTGTAAAGCTGCCACGAAACCTTTCGGTCTTGTAACTTAAAACTTTCAAGAAAGTGTACCTTTAATAAGTTATTCGAACCCTTTTCAAACCAGTTCTCTGCAGCATACGCTCTGACTTGCGAAGCTCTCTCTTGACTTGGGCAGCCTTCTTTAACCGAATATTGTGTGAACTTTCTATATACCTTATCGCCGTTTTCATGAACGTACTTTAATATATCTGAGTCAATTTCTGTCGCATTAATGCACCCAGTAATCCACCCAGATGCAATTCGGTGATAAATAAAGCTTTTGTAATCCTCTATATTTTCAACTTTGTTAAGTGCTGTTTCTATGTGAGCAGCTATAACTTCGTTTAAATCTTCTCTCCATCCTTTTGGTTTAAAGCGCAAGGTTTTTTGTCCTTCCTCATTAAGTACTGCTATTTCATTCAAATAAGCTTGTTCTGCCTCAGATACCTCTTCGGCGAATAGGGAGAGGAAAGTAGTATTTCTAGCTTTACTCTTAAAGCTATAAAAAGTGAACTTTCCGCTCGGTATTTCTATCATGTTGGGCTTCAGTGCTTCTAACTTAGATAAAAATACGTTTTCCTTATCTCTTTCTTCCTTCTCTTTTTGTTTTTGAAGTCTCTGCCTTTCTTCTTTCTGTCTCTTTTCTCGCTCTTGCTCAGCCTTGATGTTATCAATTCTTCTTTTCTCTGCCTCCTCGGCCTTGTTATATAAGTCAAGCGCAGCTTTATAGTTATGATTATTTGAGTCGACTTTGGTTAAAAAAATAGATAATTCTCGTAGTGCCTTTTGAGACCTTAGTTCCGCTTGTAATGCCTTCGCGTAGTAAAAGTGAAAATTGTCAAAGACAGGCACGTTGAGCTTTTTTACTTTTTCAAACGCCTCAATTGCAGCGACATTATTCCCTTCATCCATAGCGTTTTTGGCCAGTAAAAGTAATCGGTCTGCCTCAACACTGGATGGAAGAGAGGAAGCTAGAATGGCTCCAAGAATTGAGTTGGCGACTATCCACAATAGGAATGCTAGGTTGTACTTTAGCAGCTTCATTTGTGTATTCGAATTGAACATAGAACAATTCAGTAGAGTGAGAAATGTTTCCTAAAATCTAGACCATTTTTGGGAAAAAACAATTAAAAGATAGTATCTACTGGATGGGGAGCGATAGGAAATTAATATTTAATTGAAACTAGAGAAAGCATGTTCTTTAGTCTGTTTAGGGATTCCAGTAGGCAAACATTCTAGATATTCTTTGCTGACTGGAGTCTGGTATTTGCTGACCACCACTTGATGGTTGGCAGTTTTATGTAGTGGTCAATAAAACCCGGACACCTTTTTAGCTAATTCTTCCGCTTTTGCCGGTGGTAGCCCATCGTTAAATTGATGCGGTCTTTCCCAGTTGTAATAATTCATCAGGTAATAACCCACATCTCGTTTTGCTTCATTTGGCGAATGGTAGCCGGTTGATGGCATCCATTCGGATTTCAGACTTCTGAACACGCGCTCCATAGGGCTATTGTCCCAGCAGTTCCCTCGACGACTCATGCTCTGGCTCATCTTGTATCGCCACAGCCTTTGCCTGAATTTCCTTGCGCCGTACTGAGAGCCTTGGTCGCTGTGGAACATCACGCCGTGTGGCTTACCTCTTAGTTCGTAAGCCATATCTAAAGCTCTCGCGGCAAGTTCCGCATCCGGTCGATGTGACATGCTCCAGCCGATTACTCTGCGTGTATGAAGGTCAATCACGACAGCAGCATAATGCCAGGCTGAGCCAGTCCAGATGTAGGTGATATCACCGCACCAGACCTGATTGGGCCGTGCCACATTGAATTGCCTGTCCAGTAAGTTTGGAATGTCCGAGCGTTCAACCTGCACATTTTTATAGGCATGCTTACCCGGCTGTTTGCTCATCAGCCCTTGCTCTTTCATCAGCCGACCGACTTTGAATCTGCCGATAACGATGCCTTCATCACGAAGCATATCAACAATCGTTCGTGTGCCAGCCGATTGGCGGCTCTTATCGAACAGTCGTTTTACTCTGGCACGCAAAATACGCCGCTTAGTACTATTCAGACGTTGGCGATTTCGCCGTTCGTAATAACTACTGACGCCAACCCCAATCGCTGAACAGACCAATTCTGTTGATTCATGCACCCTCAACCGGTCTATCAGCGCGTGGATTTCAGGTCGTCGGACATTAAGAGTGCGGTAGCCTTTTTTAATATGGCTTTTTCTCGCTCCAGCCTATTCACGCGTGCTTCAAGTTCCTGAATACGTTGCTGATCTGGCGTCAGGGCTTTTGACTTCGGCGTATTACCACTGCGCTCAGATTCAAGCTGCTGAACCCATTTACGCAGGGTGTTTTCATGAACATCCACTGCGCGTCCCGCCTCAGCCAAGCTGTAACTCTGATCGAGAACCAGGCTGGCTGCATCATGTTTAAATTCCGGACTGAATGACCGTCGTTGTCTTCTCATTGAACACCTCTTTATTAAGTGTAATGCTACCACTTAAAAGAGTGTTCGGGTTTAGTCTGCCACTACATTAAGTTGGTAGTCATTCACCAATAGGTTTTAGATTTTATAAATTTCTAATTAGAAATAGTTGGTTTGAGACCATAGAACAGAGACGATACTAAGAGGATTAAATTTTGCCAAAAGTCAAAATCACTGAAATAAAGCAATGTATAGGTTAATTAAACGAGCTGATTCAATCGAAGCCTTGGAGTCCAAATTTCAGGGGTTAACTGACAATTTTGAGTGGATAGAATTGAAAAGTACGTATCAACAGGGCGATGAGATATGGTCTTTTACTTCTGATCAACGTTCGTGGCAAATGATGGCGGGGAGGTCCGGCTATGCTTTAGTAAGAAGCGGTAAGCAAGTATGCTATTGTGTTACTTTAATGAGTTAGCCTCAAGATGAAGTGTCAACAACCCCTCATATTTTTGTTCTTCTGCGCTTTTTCATTTGTTTTAAAGGCTCAAATCTCTCCCAATGAAGAATTACGGCAATACCTAAACCCAGACTATATCTCATTCCAATTCTCACAAATTAGCAATATAAACCTGAAATCTGAGCGATACAAACAACTCACGCTGGTACTCGGGAATATTCTAGATTTGATTCAACTTCAATTCAAAGAGCCATCATTGTTCAATGATGTGGATAACAGAGATGGTGCCTTATCAGATTACTTGGTGCATTTAGAAATGGTCTTTGATATCTACCCCAATAGCATCAATGACATGCCTGCTTGTGCAACTGCGAAACGATATCTGCTTGCGCAATACCAACCAGAAGAATATAAATTCGAGAAACTGCCTCATTCAATTCAAATGTTTTGGCCAGCATTTGAGGGACTGTGCTCAAACACAGAGAACGATATTTTATTGCCATTAGAGAGCGCTAAGACCCTCAAGCCTGAATTCATCAACTAATATAAATTAAGAAATATTGATAAGTAGATACTGCATCATTGGTTCTTAGCTTTACCCAGTCATAATAGGTTTGATTCAAGTTTTTCGATGTCGAATTTGTTACAAACCAAGTACCCAAACTGCGGACAAAACTACGTCGACGACCTTTATAATTGTCAATTTGAAGGGCGCTTAGATAGTTCCAATAGGCCCTCTGTCGAATATCAACCGATAGAGGACGTATGTTTATATGTTGATGGATTAGAACGGCAACTTTGCTTGTGTAAAAAATACAATCAAAATTCTTTCATCATACTTGGAGAATAAACGAACGTCTGCTTTACGGTATCAGTCCGGGGACTAATTACAGTTTTAAATGTCCGCTTTTGGCACGTACCAGACCTAATAGCTACCTTCACAGGCGCTCGTCACACCGAAACAGGTAATCTGAGACATAACATCTACTGAGTGACAAAAATGTCAATGAGTAAACCGTCAAATCTAACATTATCCTTGATTCTTAAAAAAATGATCGAGTGACAGCATCTAAAAGCCCCTTTAGCTATTTAATGTCTGATTACCACTAACCCTTAAATCACAACTGTACCGTCATATTCGAATCCCTGGACGAATCTTTTCTCTTCCCAACTCCACTCAAAAGGTAGCAATTCTTCATTGTTAAGAGTGACGCTCAGCAAAATTTCCATTCTCTCCAAGATGCTGTAAAGCTCATTTTTATAAGATTCATGCAGCTTTTTTTGTTCATCGTTCAAAATTGGCGGGTGGCCTAATTCATCATCCCTAAGCAATTCACTGAACGCTTCGTCATTACACTTAATGTATGGTAAAAAAGTTCGTGGCTTAATAAAACATACTGTTCCAGGAGATAGCAGTGGGACAGGGAATGTATCCCCTTTTTCAGGAGGCTTTTTATAGTCGACATTTTTGACAAAAGTCGTGATCGGTTCTCCCTCTTCACCGGAGAACCTAAAATTACAACTTTCAGGCAATGTTGCAGAGAGCATTATTTGCAAAATAGCAGGCTTGGTGTTGGATGCATTAACGATAAAAATCTCTTCATTGGTATAGTACTTGTTAATGGTATAGAAGGTATTATTCATTAATGGGGGGCCGTCGAGCCTAAATACTGAATCTGCATTGGTTAGAACTCTGATATCGTGCGTTGCTAAACCTATTTTCTTCAGTAAATACGACTTTAGTTTACTGCGTCCGTCATCGACAAGCTTATGTATTGCTGCCTTAGTACGCTCTAGATCGATATTCGAGCTGTTCATCTTATTATGTTACCGCCGTGGTTCAGATACATTTATATCGATTATAGATTTAATAAACATGTATTGGTCACTCACATTCTAAATAAGTGGTATTCCGAAAAACGTTTATGACAATTAGTTAGCTAATGTCTGCAATTGGCACAAAGCAATCCTATAAATCTCACCAATTGAACGCCCGCAAAACAGTAATTCTTGCCGTTCAATCACTCCGCCTACAGCGAACTCATATCCCCTTCGAGGGATAACTTTTCCCATGATAAGCAGAACTATTAAGGATCTGTTTTTCGGGTAAATCTATAATCACTTTCTGTTGCGACCAGTCGATGTGTTCCAGTTCTGAGGGGTTGAGCAGGATGGGGTGTTTGTGACCCAATACGCGGTTCATTTCTATGGCCAGGTAAGCAATGTCCCAGTTCTCATCATTGAGGATAAAGTCTTTGATGTGGCCGTGTTTTTTGTCGTCTGATTCCAGCTCGTAGTCTTCAACAAAGTTAGCGGAATGCACATGGTTTTTTTCTGAAGCGGGCTCTTCACCGGCACCCACGAGTTTAACTCGCTCTGGATGGACGCCGGTCAGGTAGGTGTCTAGCGGCTGCGGACCCACATGCCAGGTGGCGTAGTCGAAATAACACATGTAGGTTTTTTCATAGGCTCTGGCGATGGGATCATTGCTCAGTAGTGACGGACTTTGTTTCAGTTGAGATTTGCTGACCTGCAAATGAATCTCTTGTTTGTCACTATTAATGTGGCTGATTAATTTACTGTGCACTAGTGCTTTCTTGCCACCTGGCAGCCATTTATGGGTATCGATAAGCATGTAATGGGCATTCCAATGCTCGTCGTTAAACAGAAAGTCTTTGCAATAGCCCAGCTCCTCATCAGAGCCAAGAACCAGGTACCCTTCAAGCGCATTCAAGCTGTGCAGCATAATATTCACCGTTTAATTAATAGCCAGAGTGAGTATGGGATATTGCAACTCAAAAAAACAGGGGCTCTGTTATCTAAAAGCCAGAACTTTGCGGCAGGTCAAGAATCTCGGGTTTTATTGACGATGGCGGCAATGATATCTGGCCAATATTCCCGGGGCAGGGTGTGTCCCATACCTTTGAGCACAAGCAAATCGGCATGCGGCATAATACGCTTGAGGGCGTGGGCATTGTGTACCTTGAGCAACGGATCGGCATCGCCGTGGATGATTAAGGTAGGTAGGGTGAGTTTTTTTAAATGAAAAGAACGGTCTGGTGCTGTAGCTATAGCGCTGAGTTGGCGCAATACACCCGCGGCTGTAACGCCACGCTGCGTTGCCAGCAACAATAAATCTCGAATGTATTGTTCGGGAAACTCCAGATTAGGTCCATGTAATGTGCGCCAGAGACGCAAGCCATTTTCAATATAGCTTTGTACCGTGTTTTTGGGTTTGCGAGCCATAGCCACCAACGCATTTATCTTTGGATGCATCAGGCGTTTGTTGCCAGTGGTGGTCATGATATTGGTTAAGGTCAGCACTCTGTCTGGGTGGTGGATAGCCATCAGTTGAGCAATCATTCCGCCCATGGAAGCCCCCACAATATGGGCTTTTTTAACCTTGAGATTGTCCAACAGATGAACCGCATCTTGAGCCATATCCTCAAGACTGTAAGGGGCGTTTATAGGGGTTTTTAACCAGCGATGCGCCAGCAGTTGCCCAAAACTCGGTGGACGCCGCTCAGAAAATCGGGTGCTTTTACCTATATCGCGATTATCCATGCGAATAACCCACAAGCCACTAGTCGCCAATTCTCGACAAAACTCTTCCGGCCAATGGATAAGCTGTGTGGACAAGCCCATAATTAGCAGTATTGGCGGATTGTTCCGGTCGCCGAAGCTATCGCAAGCGATATCAATATTACCGCAGCGATATAGCTTTTCTGGATGGTAAGCGACGCTATCTAGCTGATTACTTGTAGCGCTGCCTTGGCTAGGGGAAGATAACACGGTTAATCACTAAACATGGTTGTGTTGAGTGCTGATTTTCCCCGTCAACCAACGAGGTGCAGCGCTGACATCAAGTGGTCGCCAATCCTGCAATGACTTGAGTTCACTGTTACCCGCCAATCGGTGAGCAATTAGCCATAAAACGGTGGGATGATGTCCCAGACCTAAATGACTACCATTGACCTGAATATTCTCCACGTGACGCTCTTCACCATGTTGATGACAACCTTGCCAATGGGTAATGCCGTCAGAGCGAGAATAGATTGAGGTACAGGGTACCGGAGGGGGAACTGCCATAGTTTCAGGAATTTCAAATTCTGCACCGATGCGTTTTTGATTAACGCGTTTAAACAAAACTGCAGCCATAGGCGACGAAGCTTCAGGCGAATTAAAGGGGCTACCCAAGCTGATCACCGACGCTACCATATCCGGCATGAGTCGCGCTATTTCGCGGGCCAATATGCCCCCCAAACTCCAACCTATCAGATGTATTGGCTGTTGTTCCTTTTCCACTAAAGCCAACACCCTTTCTAGTAAATCTTCCCGGATCATAGTTGCGCCCGGGATTATGTGTTGACCTAGATTCCGTCCTTGTTGCCAGCCGTAGGAACGATAACCTTTAAGCCGTAAATATTTGCGCAGTGGCAGGGTGGATGCATCACTGGCCAGGAAACCCGGTATAACCATGACCGGGCGTTTGCCTGAAGGAGCTTTTAATAAAAAGGGCATCGTCAGCGTCGCAGCGGCAAACTCCACTAAAGTGCGACTTTCAAATAGGGTGTGATGCAGTCGAGGTTTGCTCATTCAGTATCACTTCTTAGTTGTATCATCTTCGGTGGTGTTTTTCGCGATGGGTTCATCTGCTGGTTGTTGTTGCAGCGCCTCCATAGCTGCCGCTTCCAGCTCATTGGCTGATTCTCTAACATAGCGAACAAACTGTTTCATATCGGGCATCAGGTTTGATGCTGACGTGGCACTGATTGAAATGCTGCCGTTGTAGCTGAAAACTGGCATGATCAAGCCCATGCCATCAATGATGGGTGCCGTGCCCATATTGACATGCAATTTATGGCCAGCCATGTACAAAGGAATTTGAGGTCCCGGAACATTAGTAATGATGAGGTTAAAGATAGGGTTGTGCTTTTTAGCGATATTAGCGCGGCTGTAATATCGCGCTGCAACACCTGCCAGACCAAATGGGATAACCTCGGCAAAGCCCATCAAACTCTCAGCATCCACCGCTTCGTGATAGAGCTTGCCAATCACCGTATTGATGTGAATGGTCTCTAATCGTTTGATTGGGTCGGCTTCGTTGGTGGCCAATTGGATGTACATGGCAGTTACCTGATTACCCATGTCATTTTTTTGATCATCGGTTCGCGTGGAAACCGGCACCATAGCCACCAGAGGCTTGTCGGGAAGTTCATTTTTTTCCATCAGGTAGCGACGCAAACCGCCAGCGCAAATAGTGAGTACAACATCGTTTAAGGTTGCGTCTTTAACCGCCTTGCGAATGGCTTTGACTCGTCCAAGATCCAGGATAGAAGAATCCCAAATACGTTCAGGCCCGGCGATATCATTAAATCGAGTAGGCGGTGCCGTAAAGGGCAGGGTAGGCATGTCGATGCCGTGAACCTTTGAGATGTAGCTGGTTTTTACCGTGGCTTTACCCGTTTCCCAAAGTAATCCCGGCAGCTTGGTGGTGCGTGAAGCCAGATTATACGCCCCTTGGGTTAACATGCTAATGGCCCCCGGGACTTTGTCTTTTTTACGCTCAACTGCTGGCGGAACCTTGCGCGGTTTGGGTGATACGTCGAATAACATGCTCATCAGTTGCGCACCAGATTTGCCATCAAATGCAGAATGGTGGATTTTTGAGATCAGGGCCACAGAGCCCTCTGGTACCTGTGGGATGCAGTCTATACCCTCCACAAAGGTGAATTCCCACAATGGTCTGTCTCGGTCTAGTTTCAAGGAGAATACTTTGGATGCCAGATAGCGCAGTTCAGCCCAGCCGCCGGGTCTTGGCAATGCGGTACGATGAATATGCAGGTTTAAATCAAAGTCTTTGTCGTAGCTCCAATGGGGGCGATCCACATTAAGTGGTGAGGTAACCAGCTTTTCGGTAAGTCGTGGTACCGTATGCACCCGCTCTTGCAGGAACTGTTTGAAGTGCTCAAAGTCTAGAGTACCTTCGAGAATAGCGACTCCGCCAATGTGCATGGGTATTTTATTAGTTTCAAGAAATAAAAATGAGGCGTCCAGACCTGATAAAGCTTGCATGTTATCCACTTTTTGTTACTTGCATTAGCTCAGTATATGAAGGAAATGCCAAGAAGTGAAACACCCGTTTGAATTATTCAGTGAAAGATTCAGGCAGGCTACAAACCGTATCTGGCCAGAATTATAGCGACCTGTTTTTGATGCTCAGGTGAAACAGCGGCGTTGTCGTGAATATCTTGCCATAATTTGACCTCGCCAGTGTGCAAGCCTGATGGTGTAAACGCTAAATACAACTCATCTTCAGCCAGACAGCCGGAAGTGCGTATTTTATTTTGATGTTTATGTTCATATTGAAAGTACAGCATGGAAGATTCAGTGATTAAGATACTGTCAATGTAACCTTGCAGTAGTAACTCACTGGTTTGCCCCTCAAAACTATCTTGAAAAGATAAACCTTGTAACTGATTTGTTTCTGACTGCAAGTACCTTAACTCCAACGGTAGTCCATCTACTGGGTAGACCACTTTTCTTTGCGCAATATCCTCTGGTAATCGATACTGCCAGTTATCTTCCTGTCGACTAAAAAAGCAAAAACGCTGTGTCCCTATGGGATGTTTTGGATACAGCAGGTTTGGCGCTTCACTTTTGGCTGGCGCCAACAACGCCATATGCTTCCCGGATTCCACCTCTCTGATG includes these proteins:
- a CDS encoding YfaP family protein is translated as MDVTVNFRFSMLMGEPVYVTYLQWQLKGHKTSKLLTELYREGFVTGWPVLSDKFVSFDTDLVLKMGTRFEQNASWSISSEERKLRTDILSSTEPLHEVGLFSSPGIVKGSGGEPSFNIPDSSDWDKVFEYFEFSRRIFCKSTGEFVNSELTKRIFKLEVPPIEFYFCNHRFNLSSYNDLVENQIREFEKKKSDKEAKNKQAQIDAFDPWKNQGPSPDNEETGSAEEAPSSRDFIDKQSGVTDWFAYGDAQHGFQIKRDLEENLLIESPSAKVITEDSVIWIEGKVPNNEGNYYLVVNGRKQRFAVDSRRRFKSAAILEWGDNKIDLYGEVEGIKIKKGIEVGYTGRVSKIRVTLLWDKQGDLDLHLKGPEGQHVYYSNKAYSSNNYEISLDVDNTSGYGPENISVFDSDKGSYSIEVVNYGSLNSVNATVHVFLDDEHFRTFRRQLNSSKEKWVVDVISLD
- a CDS encoding IS3 family transposase (programmed frameshift); translation: MRRQRRSFSPEFKHDAASLVLDQSYSLAEAGRAVDVHENTLRKWVQQLESERSGNTPKSKALTPDQQRIQELEARVNRLEREKAIFKKGYRTLNVRRPEIHALIDRLRVHESTELVCSAIGVGVSSYYERRNRQRLNSTKRRILRARVKRLFDKSRQSAGTRTIVDMLRDEGIVIGRFKVGRLMKEQGLMSKQPGKHAYKNVQVERSDIPNLLDRQFNVARPNQVWCGDITYIWTGSAWHYAAVVIDLHTRRVIGWSMSHRPDAELAARALDMAYELRGKPHGVMFHSDQGSQYGARKFRQRLWRYKMSQSMSRRGNCWDNSPMERVFRSLKSEWMPSTGYHSPNEAKRDVGYYLMNYYNWERPHQFNDGLPPAKAEELAKKVSGFY
- a CDS encoding alpha/beta fold hydrolase, encoding MLSSPSQGSATSNQLDSVAYHPEKLYRCGNIDIACDSFGDRNNPPILLIMGLSTQLIHWPEEFCRELATSGLWVIRMDNRDIGKSTRFSERRPPSFGQLLAHRWLKTPINAPYSLEDMAQDAVHLLDNLKVKKAHIVGASMGGMIAQLMAIHHPDRVLTLTNIMTTTGNKRLMHPKINALVAMARKPKNTVQSYIENGLRLWRTLHGPNLEFPEQYIRDLLLLATQRGVTAAGVLRQLSAIATAPDRSFHLKKLTLPTLIIHGDADPLLKVHNAHALKRIMPHADLLVLKGMGHTLPREYWPDIIAAIVNKTRDS
- a CDS encoding esterase/lipase family protein, translated to MSKPRLHHTLFESRTLVEFAAATLTMPFLLKAPSGKRPVMVIPGFLASDASTLPLRKYLRLKGYRSYGWQQGRNLGQHIIPGATMIREDLLERVLALVEKEQQPIHLIGWSLGGILAREIARLMPDMVASVISLGSPFNSPEASSPMAAVLFKRVNQKRIGAEFEIPETMAVPPPVPCTSIYSRSDGITHWQGCHQHGEERHVENIQVNGSHLGLGHHPTVLWLIAHRLAGNSELKSLQDWRPLDVSAAPRWLTGKISTQHNHV
- a CDS encoding WS/DGAT/MGAT family O-acyltransferase — translated: MQALSGLDASFLFLETNKIPMHIGGVAILEGTLDFEHFKQFLQERVHTVPRLTEKLVTSPLNVDRPHWSYDKDFDLNLHIHRTALPRPGGWAELRYLASKVFSLKLDRDRPLWEFTFVEGIDCIPQVPEGSVALISKIHHSAFDGKSGAQLMSMLFDVSPKPRKVPPAVERKKDKVPGAISMLTQGAYNLASRTTKLPGLLWETGKATVKTSYISKVHGIDMPTLPFTAPPTRFNDIAGPERIWDSSILDLGRVKAIRKAVKDATLNDVVLTICAGGLRRYLMEKNELPDKPLVAMVPVSTRTDDQKNDMGNQVTAMYIQLATNEADPIKRLETIHINTVIGKLYHEAVDAESLMGFAEVIPFGLAGVAARYYSRANIAKKHNPIFNLIITNVPGPQIPLYMAGHKLHVNMGTAPIIDGMGLIMPVFSYNGSISISATSASNLMPDMKQFVRYVRESANELEAAAMEALQQQPADEPIAKNTTEDDTTKK